A single window of Microbacterium oryzae DNA harbors:
- a CDS encoding formylglycine-generating enzyme family protein, producing the protein MSSVDFEMARIPAGRVTLHDARRKERRSVDLEAFEIGVFAVTEEQLAEMLAVPSSHPRRPAVEVSWQRAIRFCNAASEWEGLDPVYTFDGEDVHWDVQADGYRLPTEAEWEFACRAGSTGPHYGPLPDVAWTAADGLRAPQDVGGRMPNLNGLFDTLGNVWEWCWDLLDPARYDDYRVFRGGGFADDAWSVRASVRRGGPTRSHHEDVGLRLARGAFDGDDAAQGWSAAVDRERALFDGPAGWTPRR; encoded by the coding sequence ATGAGCTCCGTCGACTTCGAGATGGCGCGGATCCCCGCAGGACGCGTGACGCTGCACGACGCGCGGCGCAAGGAGCGGCGCTCGGTCGACCTCGAGGCATTCGAGATCGGCGTGTTCGCGGTGACCGAGGAGCAGCTCGCCGAGATGCTGGCGGTGCCGTCGTCGCACCCGCGTCGGCCGGCGGTCGAGGTGAGCTGGCAGCGCGCCATCCGCTTCTGCAACGCCGCGTCGGAGTGGGAGGGGCTCGATCCGGTCTACACGTTCGACGGCGAGGACGTGCACTGGGATGTCCAGGCGGACGGGTACCGCCTTCCGACCGAGGCGGAGTGGGAGTTCGCCTGCCGCGCCGGATCGACAGGCCCGCACTACGGACCGCTGCCCGATGTGGCCTGGACGGCGGCGGACGGTCTGCGCGCTCCGCAGGATGTCGGTGGCCGGATGCCGAACCTGAACGGGCTGTTCGACACCCTCGGCAACGTCTGGGAGTGGTGCTGGGATCTTCTCGACCCGGCCCGCTACGACGACTATCGCGTGTTCCGCGGCGGTGGCTTCGCCGACGACGCGTGGAGCGTGCGCGCGTCGGTCCGCCGGGGCGGACCGACGCGATCGCACCACGAGGACGTCGGCCTCCGCCTCGCGCGGGGCGCGTTCGACGGCGATGACGCCGCGCAGGGATGGTCGGCCGCCGTCGATCGCGAACGCGCGCTCTTCGACGGACCGGCAGGGTGGACACCGCGACGCTGA
- a CDS encoding GOLPH3/VPS74 family protein, whose translation MLIVEELHLLLTTADGAQERSGSMRAYGEAAAIVTDLVLANRVTLSEEKRPRVQITSDAPIGHPVLDFALERLLAKDGARLDSVITWAKLDPEQPVVASLVDAGVLAIGERTFWGLGKARTPEADPAPEAALRARLAAVLAGTAPAGVADATLLAILQGLDVAGTILREEAAGRRPRALKARISEIVGASPAGSAVERAVQAMNTAIMTAAIIPAITVTTITSS comes from the coding sequence ATGCTGATCGTTGAGGAACTGCACCTCCTGCTCACCACGGCCGATGGCGCTCAGGAGCGATCGGGATCCATGCGCGCGTACGGGGAGGCGGCCGCGATCGTGACCGACCTCGTGCTCGCGAATCGGGTGACGCTGAGTGAGGAGAAGCGTCCGCGCGTGCAGATCACCTCGGATGCCCCCATCGGCCATCCGGTGCTCGACTTCGCTCTCGAGCGTCTGCTGGCGAAGGACGGAGCTCGCCTCGACTCGGTGATCACCTGGGCGAAGCTCGACCCCGAGCAGCCGGTGGTGGCGTCCCTCGTCGATGCCGGGGTGCTCGCGATCGGCGAGCGGACGTTCTGGGGGCTGGGCAAAGCGCGGACACCGGAGGCGGATCCGGCACCGGAGGCGGCGCTCCGCGCACGGCTGGCAGCCGTGCTCGCGGGCACGGCCCCGGCGGGTGTCGCGGACGCGACCCTGCTGGCCATCCTGCAGGGGCTCGATGTCGCCGGGACGATCCTGCGGGAGGAGGCGGCGGGACGCCGACCGCGCGCGTTGAAGGCGAGGATCTCGGAGATCGTCGGGGCCTCGCCCGCCGGAAGCGCGGTGGAGCGAGCGGTGCAGGCGATGAACACCGCGATCATGACGGCGGCGATCATCCCGGCGATCACCGTGACGACCATCACCTCGAGCTGA
- a CDS encoding DMT family transporter, with amino-acid sequence MAWVVLILSGVLEAVWASALSASDGFRRWRPTVLFFATMLISLFGLAWAMNDLPTGTAYAVWVGVGATLTVVWALVTRQEKASLARIGLLVLLVASIAGLKVVS; translated from the coding sequence ATGGCATGGGTCGTCCTCATCCTCTCCGGCGTGCTGGAGGCCGTCTGGGCCTCCGCGCTGTCGGCCTCCGACGGATTCCGCCGCTGGCGTCCCACGGTGCTGTTCTTCGCGACGATGCTGATCAGCCTGTTCGGCCTCGCGTGGGCGATGAACGATCTGCCCACCGGCACCGCCTACGCGGTGTGGGTCGGCGTCGGTGCGACGCTCACCGTCGTGTGGGCGCTCGTGACGCGTCAGGAGAAGGCGAGCCTCGCGCGCATCGGGCTGCTCGTCCTGCTCGTGGCGTCGATCGCCGGGCTGAAGGTGGTCAGCTGA
- a CDS encoding DMT family transporter, with protein sequence MSWAILILSGLFEAVWATALGHSDGFTDPGATTLFAVALVLSMLGLGWAVKRIPIGTAYAVWTGIGAALTVVYAMATGAEPVSVGKVVFLSGIVLAVIGLKLVPSGREEQPPAS encoded by the coding sequence ATGTCGTGGGCGATCCTGATCCTCAGCGGCCTCTTCGAAGCGGTCTGGGCGACGGCCCTCGGGCACTCGGACGGCTTCACCGACCCCGGCGCGACCACACTCTTCGCGGTCGCGCTGGTCCTCAGCATGCTCGGGCTCGGGTGGGCCGTCAAGCGCATCCCCATCGGCACGGCGTACGCCGTCTGGACCGGGATCGGTGCGGCCCTGACCGTCGTCTACGCGATGGCGACCGGCGCCGAGCCGGTCTCGGTGGGAAAGGTCGTGTTCCTGTCCGGCATCGTCCTCGCGGTGATCGGACTGAAGCTCGTGCCGAGCGGACGCGAGGAGCAGCCGCCGGCGAGCTAG
- a CDS encoding SDR family NAD(P)-dependent oxidoreductase, whose protein sequence is MPRPLTLITGGTRGIGAATARRLAADGHDLVLGYAQDGQAASRTQAEIETLGASCRIVRADLTADAGIDELFAAVEPGRLTGVVNNAGATLHIGALVDTPTDVIRRVVDLNLTSAILVARRAVRGLGDGGVLVNISSGAATTGSPGEYVHYAAAKAGVDALTKGLAVEAAARGVRVIGVAPGTIETDIHADAGDPGRPARVAAAHPLGRAGRPEEVAAVVAFALSADASYAAGTTIRVTGGR, encoded by the coding sequence ATGCCACGCCCTCTCACTCTGATCACCGGCGGCACGCGCGGCATCGGCGCGGCGACCGCCCGACGTCTGGCCGCCGACGGTCACGATCTCGTTCTCGGGTACGCGCAGGATGGCCAGGCCGCGTCCCGCACGCAGGCCGAGATCGAGACGCTCGGCGCGAGCTGCCGCATCGTGCGCGCGGACCTCACAGCCGACGCGGGTATCGACGAGCTGTTCGCAGCCGTCGAGCCCGGTCGCCTCACCGGGGTGGTCAACAACGCCGGCGCCACGCTGCACATCGGTGCGCTCGTCGACACGCCGACCGACGTCATCCGCCGCGTTGTCGACCTCAACCTCACCTCCGCCATCCTCGTCGCCCGGCGGGCGGTGCGGGGCCTCGGCGACGGCGGCGTGCTCGTCAACATCTCGTCGGGCGCCGCGACGACGGGCTCCCCCGGGGAGTACGTGCACTACGCCGCAGCCAAGGCCGGCGTCGACGCGCTGACGAAGGGTCTCGCCGTGGAGGCCGCCGCGCGGGGCGTCCGGGTCATCGGCGTCGCGCCGGGGACGATCGAGACCGACATCCATGCCGACGCGGGAGATCCCGGCCGCCCCGCGCGCGTTGCGGCGGCACACCCCCTCGGACGCGCGGGGCGTCCCGAGGAGGTGGCCGCCGTCGTGGCCTTCGCGCTGTCGGCCGACGCATCCTACGCGGCGGGCACGACCATCCGCGTCACCGGCGGCCGCTGA
- a CDS encoding LLM class flavin-dependent oxidoreductase, with amino-acid sequence MKRIGFLSFGHWTPHPDSATQSAADVLLQSIDLAQAAEDLGADGAYFRVHHFARQLASPFPLLAAAGAKTSRIELGTGVIDMRYENPMYMAEDAGAADLISGGRLQLGISRGSPEQVVDGWRYFGYQAAEDDPSGAQAARQKTELLLTLLEGAGFAEPSPRPMFPNPPGLLRLEPHSEGLRERIWWGAGSDATAVWAAQQGMNLMSSTLKDDESGEPFHVQQAKQIRAFREEWAKHDHGFEPRVSVSRSIFAIVDDRDRRYFLGSGDRDDQFGYIDSTRSVFGRSYAGEPDELIDELAHDEAIAEADTVLLTVPNQLGVDYNAHVLEAILTHVAPGLGWR; translated from the coding sequence GTGAAGCGCATCGGATTCCTCTCCTTCGGACACTGGACGCCGCATCCCGACTCGGCGACGCAGAGCGCGGCGGACGTGCTGCTGCAGTCCATCGATCTCGCGCAGGCCGCGGAGGACCTCGGCGCCGACGGCGCCTACTTCCGCGTGCACCACTTCGCGCGGCAGCTCGCCTCGCCCTTCCCGCTGCTCGCCGCGGCAGGAGCGAAGACCAGCCGCATCGAGCTGGGCACGGGCGTCATCGACATGCGGTACGAGAACCCCATGTACATGGCGGAGGACGCGGGCGCAGCCGACCTCATCTCGGGAGGCCGACTGCAGCTCGGCATCTCGCGCGGGTCACCCGAGCAGGTCGTCGACGGATGGCGGTACTTCGGCTACCAGGCGGCCGAGGACGACCCGTCGGGTGCGCAGGCCGCGCGGCAGAAGACGGAGCTGCTGCTCACGCTGCTGGAGGGCGCGGGCTTCGCCGAGCCGAGCCCGCGGCCGATGTTCCCGAACCCGCCCGGGCTGCTGCGCCTCGAGCCGCACTCCGAGGGACTGCGCGAGCGCATCTGGTGGGGCGCCGGATCGGACGCCACCGCCGTGTGGGCCGCGCAGCAGGGCATGAACCTCATGAGCTCGACGCTCAAGGACGACGAGAGCGGCGAGCCCTTCCACGTGCAGCAGGCCAAGCAGATCCGTGCATTCCGCGAGGAGTGGGCGAAGCACGACCACGGGTTCGAGCCGCGCGTCTCGGTCTCCCGGTCGATCTTCGCGATCGTCGACGACCGCGATCGGCGCTACTTCCTCGGCAGCGGCGACCGCGACGACCAGTTCGGCTACATCGACAGCACCCGGTCGGTGTTCGGCCGCTCCTACGCGGGCGAGCCCGACGAGCTGATCGACGAGCTCGCGCACGACGAGGCGATCGCCGAGGCCGACACGGTCCTTCTCACGGTGCCGAACCAGCTGGGTGTGGACTACAACGCGCACGTGCTCGAGGCCATCCTCACCCACGTCGCGCCGGGGCTCGGCTGGCGCTGA
- a CDS encoding SGNH/GDSL hydrolase family protein — protein MTIRYVAIGDSFTEGVGDELPDGRPRGWADLTAQGWANSLGEPIEYANLAIRGRLAGPIVAEQLEPALALRPTHLSFNGGGNDMLRPGVGMESIADAFSRVLARCDEEGVRLILLSGANPSGGLPLSRLIQRRGDELSAAVLRRIEDRPDVVQALNWPDRELTDPSFWSADRLHMGPRGHHRVAARVLTALGERAPEEWWDLPHEGIAHLQRTRYYREHVLPWVKRRLTRRSSGDGRQPKYATWTTIPPHPSA, from the coding sequence ATGACGATCCGCTATGTGGCCATCGGGGACTCCTTCACCGAAGGGGTGGGCGACGAGCTCCCCGATGGCCGCCCGCGCGGATGGGCGGATCTCACCGCGCAGGGCTGGGCGAACAGCCTCGGCGAGCCGATCGAATACGCGAACCTCGCCATCCGCGGCCGTCTCGCGGGCCCGATCGTCGCGGAGCAGCTGGAGCCGGCGCTCGCGCTGCGGCCCACGCACCTGTCGTTCAACGGCGGCGGCAACGACATGCTGCGGCCGGGCGTCGGCATGGAGAGCATCGCCGACGCCTTCTCGCGCGTGCTCGCACGCTGCGACGAGGAGGGGGTGCGGCTGATCCTGCTGTCGGGCGCGAACCCGTCGGGCGGTCTCCCGCTGTCGCGGCTGATCCAGCGGCGCGGCGACGAGCTGTCGGCGGCGGTCCTGCGCCGCATCGAGGACCGGCCCGACGTCGTCCAGGCGCTCAACTGGCCGGACCGGGAGCTCACCGACCCGAGCTTCTGGTCCGCCGACCGGCTGCACATGGGCCCGCGCGGTCATCACCGCGTGGCGGCCCGCGTGCTGACCGCGCTGGGGGAGCGCGCGCCGGAGGAGTGGTGGGATCTGCCGCACGAGGGCATCGCGCACCTCCAGCGCACGCGCTACTACCGTGAGCACGTCCTGCCGTGGGTGAAGCGCCGACTCACCCGCCGTTCCTCGGGGGATGGCCGCCAGCCCAAGTACGCTACGTGGACGACGATCCCGCCGCACCCCTCCGCCTGA
- a CDS encoding MFS transporter: MANPSARLDALTFNRQHTRLLTGSGIGWALDAMDVGLISFIIAALTAQWGITGAEAGLITSVGFVGMAIGASLGGLLADKLGRRQVFALTLLVYGIATGASALVGGVGALLVLRFFVGLGLGSELPVASTYVSEFAPSRIRGRLVVVLEAFWAVGWTLAALIGTFVVGASDDGWRWAFLLGAVPAVYALIVRWGLPESPRWLESKGRFAEADAIVRRFEEASALSARETAATPAPARTESAAAAGPSGVAALWSPALRTRTAAIWLVWFCVNFAYYGAFIWIPSILVAQGYDLVRSFGFTLLITLAQLPGYAVAAWLIEVWGRRVTLATFLVGSAVSAVLFGTAGELWQVLLFGSLLSFFNLGAWGALYAVTPELYPTSVRGTGAGWAAGAGRIASIIAPLFTPWALGVGGAGLVFTVFSVFFAVAAIGTIPLVDKRGEVLEETLVDAMAR; this comes from the coding sequence ATGGCGAATCCCTCGGCGCGGCTCGACGCGCTCACCTTCAACAGGCAGCACACCCGGCTCCTCACCGGATCCGGCATCGGGTGGGCCCTCGACGCGATGGACGTCGGTCTCATCTCGTTCATCATCGCGGCGCTGACCGCGCAGTGGGGGATCACGGGAGCCGAAGCCGGCCTCATCACCTCCGTCGGCTTCGTCGGGATGGCCATCGGCGCGAGCCTCGGCGGACTGCTCGCCGACAAGCTCGGGCGCCGACAGGTCTTCGCGCTCACGCTGCTCGTCTACGGCATCGCGACCGGCGCGAGCGCGCTGGTCGGCGGGGTCGGGGCGCTCCTCGTGCTGCGGTTCTTCGTCGGCCTGGGCCTCGGCTCCGAACTGCCGGTCGCGTCGACGTACGTGAGCGAGTTCGCGCCCAGCCGCATCCGCGGTCGGCTCGTCGTGGTGCTCGAGGCGTTCTGGGCTGTGGGGTGGACGCTGGCCGCCCTCATCGGCACCTTCGTGGTGGGCGCCTCGGACGACGGATGGCGGTGGGCGTTCCTCCTCGGAGCGGTGCCGGCCGTCTATGCGCTCATCGTGCGCTGGGGGCTGCCCGAGTCGCCGCGGTGGCTCGAGTCGAAGGGGCGGTTCGCGGAGGCGGACGCGATCGTGCGCCGCTTCGAGGAAGCGTCCGCGCTGAGCGCGCGTGAGACCGCCGCGACCCCGGCGCCTGCGCGCACCGAGAGCGCCGCGGCGGCGGGACCGTCCGGCGTCGCCGCACTCTGGTCGCCCGCGCTCCGCACGCGCACCGCCGCCATCTGGCTCGTCTGGTTCTGCGTGAACTTCGCGTACTACGGCGCCTTCATCTGGATTCCGTCGATCCTCGTCGCGCAGGGTTACGATCTCGTCCGCTCGTTCGGCTTCACGCTGCTGATCACCCTCGCGCAGCTGCCGGGATACGCGGTGGCCGCGTGGCTCATCGAGGTGTGGGGGCGACGCGTCACCCTCGCGACGTTCCTCGTCGGCTCCGCCGTGTCGGCCGTCCTGTTCGGCACCGCGGGGGAGCTGTGGCAGGTGCTGCTGTTCGGGTCGCTGCTGTCGTTCTTCAACCTCGGCGCATGGGGCGCGCTCTACGCGGTCACGCCCGAGCTGTACCCGACGAGCGTGCGCGGAACCGGCGCGGGCTGGGCGGCGGGCGCCGGACGGATCGCCTCGATCATCGCGCCGCTGTTCACCCCCTGGGCACTCGGCGTCGGCGGAGCAGGGCTCGTCTTCACCGTGTTCTCGGTGTTCTTCGCGGTCGCCGCGATCGGCACCATCCCGCTCGTCGACAAGCGCGGCGAGGTGCTGGAGGAGACGCTCGTCGACGCGATGGCTCGCTAG
- a CDS encoding MFS transporter has protein sequence MWTIWVVAVLAYVLSVTNRTSLSAVGVDAAHHFGADASTLSMFAVLQLGVYGLMQLPIGLWLDRFGARPIMAIGMVVMAAGQLIMALSPNVGVAIFARMLLGAGDAAIFPSALRLVATWFPTQRNPIMVQLTGIIGQMGQLVAILPLATLLHATSWSIAFGSLAGVALLFTILVVALVRNHPPEREADVSVDTETGAIRVVTSAIDTRGGIRGAWANPGTRLAFWSHFTTPFAGTAFVMLWGFPFLTSGEGLSSGQASLVQSTFVLMGIVFGPVIGILSSRNPLRRSRMLVLPIVAIQLLAWIAVLAWPGRAPFAMLLALAVALGLGGPASMIAFDHARTHNPSHQLSTATGITNVGGFLAGLLAILFIGVALDAQGASDPSDYSLEAFRIAFLTQIPIWLVGAAFIIRERKRTRIRMGLDQPRGA, from the coding sequence ATGTGGACGATCTGGGTCGTCGCAGTGCTCGCCTATGTGCTCTCGGTCACGAACCGGACGTCGCTCTCGGCCGTCGGCGTGGACGCCGCTCACCACTTCGGAGCCGATGCCTCGACGCTGTCGATGTTCGCCGTGCTCCAGCTCGGCGTGTACGGGCTCATGCAGCTGCCCATCGGGCTGTGGCTCGATCGCTTCGGCGCGCGACCGATCATGGCGATCGGGATGGTCGTGATGGCGGCCGGTCAGCTCATCATGGCGCTCTCCCCCAACGTCGGCGTCGCGATCTTCGCGCGCATGCTGCTGGGCGCCGGCGATGCGGCGATCTTCCCGAGCGCGCTCCGTCTCGTCGCGACGTGGTTCCCCACGCAGCGGAACCCGATCATGGTGCAGCTGACCGGCATCATCGGGCAGATGGGGCAGCTCGTCGCGATCCTGCCGCTCGCGACCCTCCTGCACGCCACGTCGTGGTCCATCGCCTTCGGCAGCCTTGCCGGCGTCGCGCTGCTCTTCACCATCCTCGTCGTCGCGCTGGTGCGGAATCACCCGCCCGAGCGCGAAGCCGATGTCTCGGTGGACACCGAGACCGGGGCCATCCGCGTCGTGACGAGCGCGATCGACACGCGGGGTGGCATCCGCGGCGCGTGGGCGAACCCCGGCACGCGCCTCGCGTTCTGGTCGCACTTCACCACGCCGTTCGCCGGCACGGCCTTCGTGATGCTGTGGGGGTTCCCGTTCCTCACCTCTGGCGAGGGCCTCTCGTCCGGTCAGGCGTCCCTCGTGCAGAGCACGTTCGTGCTCATGGGCATCGTGTTCGGCCCGGTCATCGGCATCCTGTCGTCACGCAACCCCCTGCGCCGCTCGCGGATGCTCGTGCTGCCGATCGTGGCCATCCAGCTGCTCGCCTGGATCGCCGTGCTCGCGTGGCCGGGGCGGGCGCCGTTCGCGATGCTGCTCGCGCTCGCCGTCGCACTCGGACTCGGCGGCCCCGCGTCGATGATCGCGTTCGACCACGCCCGCACGCACAACCCGTCGCACCAGCTCAGCACCGCGACCGGCATCACCAACGTCGGCGGCTTCCTCGCGGGCCTGCTGGCCATCCTCTTCATCGGCGTCGCGCTCGATGCGCAGGGGGCGAGCGACCCGTCGGACTACTCGCTGGAGGCGTTCCGCATCGCCTTCCTCACCCAGATCCCGATCTGGCTCGTCGGCGCGGCCTTCATCATCCGCGAGCGCAAGCGCACGCGCATCCGGATGGGGCTGGATCAGCCGCGCGGAGCGTAG
- a CDS encoding SDR family oxidoreductase, whose translation MHSSLPLTGRSALVTGVSRRRGIGYAVAVTLASLGASVFLHHHRPHDEHQPWGADDLDAVRAGVRAHLTPGAALGDLGADLADAATIPALVREAHALTGALDILVCNQALSGSDGSILDMTAERLDAHWQVNARASLLLTAEFARLHAPEQEEARRPGERVAGRKPYPAPQGHVFWMTSGQHHGPMVGEVAYATSKAALAGVTATVAADLLELGIVLNTIDPGPVNTGYLDAESADRPLEGIEQHLATTPFGRFGRPSDPAELIGWLATAAGSWIVGQVLTSDGGFSLG comes from the coding sequence ATGCACTCATCTCTTCCCCTGACCGGCAGATCCGCCCTCGTCACCGGCGTCTCGCGGCGTCGCGGCATCGGCTACGCCGTGGCCGTCACGCTCGCCTCGCTGGGGGCCAGCGTCTTCCTCCACCACCACCGCCCGCACGACGAGCATCAGCCGTGGGGCGCCGACGACCTCGACGCCGTGCGTGCGGGCGTCCGCGCGCATCTGACGCCGGGCGCGGCGCTCGGCGATCTCGGCGCGGATCTCGCGGATGCCGCCACCATCCCGGCGCTGGTGCGCGAGGCTCATGCGCTCACGGGAGCGCTCGACATCCTCGTCTGCAACCAGGCCCTGAGCGGAAGCGACGGGAGCATCCTCGACATGACCGCCGAACGACTCGACGCGCACTGGCAGGTGAACGCGCGCGCGTCGCTGCTGCTGACCGCGGAGTTCGCGCGCCTGCATGCGCCGGAGCAGGAGGAGGCGCGGCGGCCGGGCGAGCGGGTCGCCGGCCGGAAGCCCTACCCTGCGCCCCAGGGCCACGTGTTCTGGATGACCTCGGGTCAGCACCACGGCCCGATGGTCGGCGAAGTCGCCTACGCGACGAGCAAGGCGGCGCTGGCGGGCGTCACCGCCACGGTCGCCGCGGATCTCCTCGAGCTCGGCATCGTGCTGAACACGATCGACCCCGGCCCCGTGAACACCGGATACCTCGATGCCGAGAGCGCCGACCGACCTCTCGAAGGGATCGAGCAGCATCTCGCGACCACGCCGTTCGGACGCTTCGGCCGGCCGTCGGACCCGGCCGAGCTGATCGGATGGCTCGCCACGGCTGCGGGGAGCTGGATCGTCGGGCAGGTGCTGACGAGCGACGGCGGCTTCAGCCTGGGTTGA
- a CDS encoding DUF885 domain-containing protein, producing the protein MSDERMAAMRPQTEIDRIAEGWVDTLVELSPILGTYIGRDEVGDRYDDFSPEGAQRHADTARAALASLEAARRVDAVDEVTQADLAAELRLGLELHDAQWHLRDLNVIASAPQDIRQVYDLMPTDSADDWSTIARRLAAVPEAIDGYVATLREGMARGVMPAVRQVHEVAAQIPRYTADDGFFAGLVAGAHPADGTRALAKDLTRGAGAAREAYDRLATFLRDELAPAAPAEDAVGRELYALNSRRFLGAVIDLDETYEWGIEELGRMVSEQEAIAQQILPGASVEEAVAFLEADPSRKLVGTDALQAWMQETSDRAVAELGRTHFDIPEPVRRLECMIAPTQEGGIYYTGPTDDFSRPGRMWWSVPEGVTEFDTWRELTTVYHEGVPGHHLQIGQAVHNRAELNSWRRLLAGTSGHAEGWALYAERLMEQLGYLDDPADRLGMLDGQRMRAARVVLDIGVHLGKPRLDGAGTWDADYALDFMRANVNMSDEFVRFEVNRYLGWPGQAPSYKVGQRIWEQVRDAYAAARGTEFSMKEFHRRALDMGGVGLDTLRTALLA; encoded by the coding sequence ATGTCGGACGAGAGGATGGCCGCGATGCGACCGCAGACGGAGATCGACCGGATCGCCGAGGGATGGGTCGACACGCTCGTCGAGCTCTCGCCTATCCTCGGCACCTACATCGGCCGCGACGAGGTCGGCGACCGGTACGACGACTTCAGCCCGGAAGGTGCGCAGCGGCACGCCGACACAGCGCGGGCCGCGCTCGCCTCCCTCGAGGCCGCGCGTCGCGTCGACGCGGTGGACGAGGTCACGCAGGCCGACCTCGCCGCCGAGCTCCGCCTGGGACTCGAGCTGCATGACGCACAGTGGCACCTGCGGGACCTCAACGTCATCGCGAGCGCGCCCCAGGACATCCGACAGGTCTACGACCTCATGCCGACCGATTCCGCGGACGACTGGTCGACGATCGCCCGCCGTCTCGCGGCGGTGCCGGAGGCGATCGACGGGTACGTCGCGACGCTGCGCGAGGGGATGGCGCGGGGCGTCATGCCCGCGGTGCGCCAGGTGCACGAGGTGGCCGCGCAGATCCCGCGGTACACCGCCGACGACGGCTTCTTCGCGGGCCTCGTCGCCGGCGCGCACCCCGCGGATGGCACCCGCGCGCTGGCGAAGGACCTGACCCGGGGCGCCGGAGCCGCCCGCGAGGCGTACGACCGGCTCGCGACGTTCCTGCGCGACGAGCTGGCTCCCGCCGCCCCCGCGGAGGACGCCGTGGGACGGGAGCTCTACGCCCTGAACTCCCGCCGGTTCCTCGGCGCCGTCATCGATCTCGACGAGACGTACGAGTGGGGGATCGAGGAGCTCGGACGCATGGTCTCCGAGCAGGAGGCGATCGCCCAGCAGATCCTGCCGGGCGCGAGCGTCGAGGAGGCCGTCGCGTTCCTCGAGGCGGACCCGAGCCGCAAGCTCGTCGGCACCGACGCCCTGCAGGCGTGGATGCAGGAGACGAGCGACCGGGCGGTCGCCGAGCTCGGGCGCACGCACTTCGACATCCCGGAGCCCGTGCGACGCCTGGAATGCATGATCGCGCCGACACAGGAGGGCGGGATCTACTACACCGGCCCGACCGACGACTTCTCCCGCCCCGGCCGCATGTGGTGGTCGGTGCCGGAGGGCGTCACCGAGTTCGACACGTGGCGCGAGCTCACGACCGTCTACCACGAGGGCGTCCCCGGCCATCACCTGCAGATCGGGCAGGCCGTGCACAACCGTGCGGAGCTCAACAGCTGGCGCCGGCTCCTCGCCGGAACGTCCGGGCACGCCGAGGGGTGGGCGCTGTACGCCGAGCGCCTCATGGAGCAGCTCGGGTACCTCGACGACCCTGCCGACCGCCTGGGCATGCTCGACGGCCAGCGGATGCGCGCCGCCCGCGTCGTGCTCGACATCGGCGTGCACCTGGGGAAGCCGCGACTGGACGGCGCGGGCACGTGGGACGCCGACTACGCGCTGGACTTCATGCGCGCGAACGTCAACATGTCGGACGAGTTCGTGCGCTTCGAGGTGAACCGCTACCTCGGATGGCCGGGGCAGGCGCCGTCGTACAAGGTCGGGCAGCGCATCTGGGAGCAGGTGCGCGACGCCTACGCCGCAGCGCGCGGGACTGAGTTCTCCATGAAGGAGTTCCACCGACGCGCGCTCGACATGGGCGGTGTCGGCCTCGACACGCTGCGGACCGCGCTGCTCGCGTAA